One Salmo trutta chromosome 26, fSalTru1.1, whole genome shotgun sequence DNA window includes the following coding sequences:
- the LOC115163318 gene encoding inverted formin-2, with product MRNFNWDAIPKHVVVGKHNIWTEEKTLGEYELDTQRIEELFSHSQHQGQGQVQKALNRQSLRGKPTNGQGTEVVSILNSKRSMNVGIFLKQFKRPVGDMINDISSGNGLKFGTGKLKELCKLLPEKEEVKQLVGFKGDQSALPEADLFMVLLIKVPSYEERLNSLVLKEEFFPLMDEMKQSIATMITAGKELLECDDLHSVIRLVLKTGNYMNAGGYAGSAIGFRMASLLKLVDTRANKPGMNLMHYVVMQAQKVDVAMLKFPDKLTHIADAARIHKEDIESEFQREVKKVKEAKEEAQKQEELWAQMEDFLKEAECRLAETELSLQSLGSVSDSVSEYFCEDPSKFRLDECCSIFNSFCAKFLRAIQENRDREVADIKRRTRDRLLSDANAAKRRSTATCSIRDKDMEGVALESVLQKFLTNHVSQRRKGKGTPSCTSSSLSKVPIQANLPSAEQGNQGSVKATEVCKENEWNSARDLTGTSQSDQKDQSHSKKNWKENMVPNPEETQQNPKKPEQNHRGSSSGSTQPTRRTGSSSSSTGRPISVTMKDKEEEEEEGNEEEAQKLREVSRKVLRYQSSRGSLSSGEYGLEQQKSPNATNNNNNTSTRSPNATNTNAISFPISTITSTSTSPHQVTFQEDRQRLLGDACRGSESLARYLLNPHLSPKGILTRRHTFTLLPKAPPTEEEEEDDLFTFPTTPTLGVIGRMKSVDTGLMSPKHRASGEPNLTKLPGHSEKSCVRDLVSKSPMSKHNVLTTSLNIPRDSENRGLVVPTTPRHCETSGVQQDKVSNSLSAAERPTHVELGELNQDKSSSIVKTKPPPLHLELNHNQDEEIKEFSPTPLQTLVSQKPKQADPPQSPKHNMDNPAKSPKPKPSESNGFMSFFKRLRERSRPM from the exons ATGCGTAACTTCAACTGGGATGCAATCCCCAAACACGTGGTGGTGGGCAAACACAACATCTGGACGGAAGAGAAGACTCTAGGAGAGTATGAGCTGGACACTCAGAGGATTGAGGAGCTGTTCAGTCACAGCCAAcatcagggacagggacaggtacAGAAGGCTTTGAACAGACAGAGTCTCAGAGGCAAGCCAACCAACGGTCAGGGCACAGAAGTG GTATCTATACTGAACTCCAAGAGGAGCATGAACGTTGGGATCTTCCTGAAACAGTTCAAGAG GCCAGTGGGAGACATGATCAACGACATCAGTTCAGGAAACGGGCTGAAATTTGGGACAGGTAAACTGAAGGAGCTGTGTAAGCTGCTGCCAGAGAAAGAAGAG gtgaaaCAGCTAGTTGGGTTTAAAGGGGACCAGTCAGCTCTTCCTGAAGCAGACCTGTTTATGGTGTTACTTATCAAGGTTCCcag TTATGAGGAGCGCCTCAACAGTTTGGTTCTCAAAGAAGAGTTTTTCCCGCTCATGGATGAAATGAAACAATCCATCGCCACCATGATCACAGCTGGAAAAG agcTGTTAGAGTGTGACGATCTACACTCTGTGATCCGCCTGGTGCTGAAGACGGGAAACTACATGAATGCT GGTGGCTATGCTGGCAGTGCCATTGGCTTCAGGATGGCATCGCTACTGAAACTAGTGGACACAAGGGCCAACAAACCAGGCATGAACCTCATGCACTATGTAGTCATG CAAGCTCAGAAGGTTGATGTGGCCATGCTGAAATTCCCAGACAAACTCACACACATCGCTGATGCAGCAAG GATCCATAAGGAGGACATAGAGAGTGAGTTTCAGAGAGAGGTGAAGAAAGTAAAGGAGGCGAAGGAGGAGGCGCAGAAACAGGAGGAGCTATGGGCTCAGATGGAGGACTTTCTCAAG GAAGCAGAGTGTCGTCTGGCTGAGACTGAGCTCTCTCTGCAGTCGCTGGGTTCAGTCAGTGACTCGGTGTCTGAGTACTTCTGTGAAGACCCCAGCAAGTTCAGACTGGATGAATGCTGCTCCATCTTCAACTCTTTCTGTGCAAAGTTCCTGAGGGCCATCCAG GAGAACCGGGATCGTGAGGTGGCGGATATAAAGAGGAGAACCAGAGACAGACTGCTGAGTGATGCTAATGCTGCTAAACGCCGTTCCACCGCCACCTGCTCCATACGGGACAAGGACATGGAGGGTGTGGCCCTGGAGTCCGTACTACAGAA gttCCTGACCAATCATGTGTCCCAAAGGAGAAAAGGCAAGGGCACACCCTCCTGCACCAGTAGCAGCCTATCAAAGGTCCCCATTCAAGCAAACCTCCCCTCGGCAGAACAGGGAAACCAAGGTTCTGTTAAGGCCACAGAGGTGTGTAAGGAGAATGAGTGGAACTCGGCCAGAGACCTGACTGGGACCTCTCAGAGCGACCAGAAGGACCAGTCCCACAGCAAGAAGAACTGGAAAGAGAACATGGTTCCAAATCCAGAGGAGACACAGCAAAACCCTAAGAAACCAGAGCAGAACCACAGAggttctagttctggttctaCACAGCCAACCAGGAGAACCGGTAGCAGCAGCTCCTCCACAGGTAGACCCATCTCAGTGACGATGAAGgacaaggaggaagaggaggaggagggaaatgAGGAAGAAGCCCAGAAGTTGCGTGAAGTGTCCAGGAAGGTTCTGAGGTATCAGAGCAGCCGTGGTAGTCTTTCGTCTGGGGAGTACGGCCTGGAGCAGCAGAAGTCTCCTAATgccaccaataataataataacacctccaCAAGATCACCCAACGCTACGAACACTAATGCTATATCCTTCCCCATCTCCACcatcacctccacctccacctcccctcacCAGGTGACCTTCCAAGAGGACAGACAGCGGCTGCTGGGGGATGCTTGTAGAGGCAGCGAGAGTCTGGCTAGATACCTCCTCAACCCTCACCTCTCCCCCAAGGGAATACTCACCCGCAGACACACCTTCACCCTCCTCCCAAAAGCCCCTCCTactgaggaagaagaggaggatgatctGTTCACTTTTCCTACTACTCCTACTCTGGGGGTCATAGGGAGGATGAAGTCAGTAGACACTGGTCTGATGTCCCCGAAACACAGAGCCTCTGGAGAACCTAACCTCACCAAACTCCCTGGCCACTCTGAGAAGTCTTGTGTCCGAGACCTGGTGTCTAAGAGCCCCATGTCAAAACACAACGTCTTGACAACAAGTCTCAACATCCCCAGGGACTCTGAAAACAGAGGCTTGGTGGTACCCACCACCCCTCGCCACTGTGAGACATCTGGTGTCCAGCAGGACAAGGTGTCCAACAGCTTGTCAGCAGCAGAGAGACCTACACACGTAGAGCTAGGAGAGCTGAACCAGGACAAGAGCTCCTCTATAGTCAAGACAAAACCTCCCCCCTTACACCTAGAACTCAACCACAACCAGGATGAGGAGATAAAGGAGTTTTCTCCCACCCCTCTCCAGACACTCGTCTCCCAGAAACCCAAGCAGGCTGACCCTCCTCAGAGCCCCAAACACAATATGGATAACCCTGCTAAGAGCCCGAAGCCCAAACCTTCAGAGAGCAATGGATTCATGTCTTTCTTTAAACgcctgagagagaggagcaggccaATGTGA